One genomic region from Pigmentibacter ruber encodes:
- a CDS encoding GTP cyclohydrolase II: protein MVNFGHVLLTSHPASIFKQAAPLNWGEADPLLRGPVVASLTKREHRNAIGTHSGSYSVYRALANASGALTVEHRPDLTNTSPVVDIGPFPSWGDPEKIVSLDPWGAKVGEVFQSFFTKGYDIRPTIAITKAHINMPEISSAIDAGRLHIDDKIISKNKDVLVTKAAIDPVWYLPGIAKRFQVSEGDLRRVLFDQTGGMFPELITRRDLKVLLPPIGSTSIYIFGEVNHVSDLSKKLTVRIHDECNGSDVFGSDICTCRPYLTHGIEESIRTAQEGGAGVIVYFRKEGRALGEVTKFLVYNARKRQEGGDSAATYFHRTECIAGVQDMRFQQLMPDVLHWLGIRRIDNLVSMSDMKYNAIVNSGIEIGRRVSIPDELIPPDAQVEMEAKKAAGYYTEGKTKSVTELKKVKGRKLDE, encoded by the coding sequence ATGGTTAACTTCGGACATGTTTTGTTAACTTCACATCCAGCAAGTATTTTTAAACAGGCTGCTCCTTTAAATTGGGGGGAAGCCGACCCTTTACTAAGAGGACCTGTAGTAGCTTCGTTAACAAAACGCGAACACAGAAACGCAATTGGTACACATAGTGGAAGTTATTCAGTATACAGAGCATTAGCAAATGCCTCAGGTGCTCTAACTGTCGAACACCGACCAGATTTAACGAATACATCACCAGTTGTAGATATTGGACCTTTTCCTTCTTGGGGAGATCCTGAAAAAATTGTGAGCTTAGATCCTTGGGGAGCTAAAGTTGGAGAAGTTTTTCAAAGCTTTTTCACCAAAGGATATGATATTCGTCCAACAATTGCTATTACTAAAGCACATATTAATATGCCAGAAATATCTTCAGCAATTGATGCTGGTAGACTTCACATAGATGATAAAATTATTTCAAAAAATAAAGATGTGCTTGTTACCAAAGCAGCAATTGACCCTGTTTGGTATCTTCCTGGAATTGCAAAACGCTTTCAAGTTTCAGAGGGAGATCTCAGACGTGTTTTATTCGATCAAACAGGTGGAATGTTCCCAGAACTCATTACTAGACGAGATTTAAAAGTACTTTTACCACCAATAGGCAGTACAAGTATTTATATTTTTGGTGAAGTAAATCATGTAAGTGATTTATCAAAGAAACTCACTGTAAGAATTCACGATGAATGCAATGGATCCGATGTCTTTGGATCAGACATTTGTACTTGCAGACCCTATCTTACACATGGAATAGAAGAATCAATTCGTACCGCACAAGAAGGAGGAGCGGGAGTCATTGTCTATTTTCGGAAAGAAGGAAGGGCTCTTGGAGAAGTAACAAAATTTTTAGTTTATAATGCAAGAAAACGCCAAGAAGGTGGAGATAGTGCAGCAACATATTTTCATCGCACGGAATGTATTGCTGGTGTCCAAGATATGCGTTTTCAACAACTCATGCCTGATGTTTTACATTGGTTAGGCATTCGAAGAATAGATAATTTAGTTTCAATGAGTGATATGAAATACAATGCAATTGTAAATAGTGGAATTGAAATTGGAAGAAGAGTTTCCATACCTGATGAGTTAATACCACCTGATGCACAAGTAGAGATGGAAGCTAAAAAAGCTGCTGGTTATTATACTGAAGGAAAAACAAAAAGTGTCACAGAACTTAAAAAAGTAAAAGGACGCAAATTAGATGAATGA
- a CDS encoding aldehyde dehydrogenase family protein, which yields MFSPNNNENIQECLNFISGKWEFPEEKLGQIISPFTGQILANTYRSKKTSVNSAVLSASKSQQEWEKYSYRERAAIFLNYRKWLLENLIDLAKIISNECGKLQNEAKDGLLKGIEILDYAISIQNLDQLARMTVSKGVHCEYRREPLGVVAGITPSNFPAMVPMWMFPIAIMAGNSFIWKPSEKTAMTSYYLALGFKESGLPDGVLNIIQGDKETVDILCEHEDIKAIAFVGSTPVAKHVYTKATSTGKRALTLGGAKNHIFLMPDAISELAVDGILSSFTGCCGQRCMAASVLLAIGNTQNIIDEIVSKAKNFAPGKDIGALITKQSLQKVEKAISEACLSKEQILVDGRNPKVEKEISQGNWLNPTIVDHVLPNSILAKEELFAPVLSIIRCKSIEEAMHIENANPYGNAASVFTSRGDIAEFVTLNAKAGMIGVNVGIPVPREPFSFGGINHSKFGHGDITSDGGLEFWSNRKKVTTKWFQLKNQNWMS from the coding sequence ATGTTCTCGCCCAATAACAATGAGAATATTCAAGAATGTCTTAATTTTATTTCAGGTAAATGGGAATTCCCAGAGGAAAAATTAGGCCAAATAATAAGCCCTTTTACAGGACAGATTTTAGCAAATACCTATCGTAGCAAAAAAACAAGTGTAAATTCAGCTGTACTTAGTGCAAGTAAAAGTCAACAAGAATGGGAAAAATACAGTTACCGGGAACGTGCAGCAATATTTCTTAATTATCGTAAATGGTTACTTGAAAATCTAATTGATTTAGCAAAAATAATCAGTAATGAGTGTGGAAAGTTACAGAATGAAGCAAAAGACGGGTTACTAAAAGGAATTGAAATTCTCGACTATGCCATTTCAATTCAAAACCTAGATCAACTTGCTAGAATGACGGTTTCTAAAGGTGTTCATTGTGAGTATAGACGTGAGCCCTTGGGTGTGGTTGCAGGCATCACACCTAGTAATTTCCCAGCAATGGTTCCAATGTGGATGTTTCCAATTGCGATTATGGCTGGAAATAGTTTTATTTGGAAACCCTCAGAAAAAACAGCTATGACATCTTATTATTTGGCACTAGGATTTAAAGAATCAGGATTACCGGATGGTGTTTTAAATATTATCCAAGGAGATAAAGAAACTGTTGATATTTTATGTGAGCACGAAGACATTAAAGCTATAGCCTTTGTCGGATCTACACCTGTAGCGAAACATGTTTATACAAAAGCAACTTCAACTGGTAAAAGAGCCCTCACATTAGGAGGAGCTAAGAATCATATTTTTTTAATGCCAGATGCTATTAGTGAGCTCGCTGTCGATGGAATTCTTTCTTCTTTTACAGGTTGCTGTGGTCAAAGATGTATGGCGGCAAGTGTTTTACTTGCTATTGGCAATACACAAAATATTATTGATGAAATTGTTTCTAAAGCAAAAAATTTCGCTCCTGGAAAAGATATTGGTGCATTAATAACGAAACAATCTTTACAAAAAGTAGAAAAAGCAATTTCTGAAGCATGCTTAAGTAAAGAACAGATATTAGTTGATGGACGAAATCCAAAAGTTGAAAAAGAAATATCACAAGGTAATTGGTTAAATCCAACAATTGTAGATCATGTTTTGCCAAATAGTATCCTTGCTAAAGAAGAACTATTTGCCCCTGTATTATCTATCATCCGCTGCAAAAGTATTGAAGAAGCTATGCACATTGAAAATGCAAATCCCTATGGAAATGCTGCCTCAGTGTTTACTTCTAGAGGTGACATAGCAGAATTTGTCACCTTAAATGCCAAAGCAGGAATGATTGGAGTCAATGTAGGAATTCCAGTACCTAGAGAACCTTTTTCATTTGGGGGAATAAACCACTCAAAATTTGGGCATGGAGATATAACTAGTGATGGAGGCTTAGAATTCTGGAGCAACCGGAAAAAAGTAACAACAAAATGGTTTCAATTAAAAAATCAAAATTGGATGTCCTAA
- a CDS encoding adenylate/guanylate cyclase domain-containing protein, which produces MKISKPQKYNATVLFCDIRKFTTLFDEKPPEEAFSFANYVLSSLSKVIIKNKGTVDKIMGDGILAHFGITEPNNEHAKFACLCALKILEEISIINANYYFLKKPIISVGIGINTGEVVFGNITVGNKLVSSIYGDVVNTASKIEHLTRNFLVDVISSESTFTACENYFNFLGLGKVHVTGKKNQQTLYWLLPTNFSKDKKDIL; this is translated from the coding sequence ATGAAGATAAGTAAACCGCAAAAATACAATGCAACTGTTTTATTTTGTGATATTCGTAAATTTACTACTCTATTTGATGAAAAACCACCTGAAGAAGCATTTTCCTTTGCCAATTATGTTTTATCTAGTCTAAGTAAAGTCATTATTAAAAATAAAGGAACAGTTGATAAAATTATGGGCGATGGTATTTTAGCGCATTTTGGAATTACAGAACCAAATAATGAACATGCTAAATTTGCATGCTTATGTGCTTTAAAAATTTTAGAAGAAATTTCTATCATTAATGCTAATTACTATTTCCTAAAAAAACCAATTATTTCTGTTGGCATTGGTATTAATACAGGAGAAGTCGTATTTGGTAATATTACAGTAGGAAACAAATTAGTTTCATCAATTTATGGTGATGTTGTTAATACCGCATCAAAAATAGAGCATTTAACAAGGAATTTTTTGGTAGATGTTATATCATCTGAGAGTACATTCACAGCCTGCGAAAATTATTTTAATTTTCTCGGACTAGGAAAAGTACATGTAACCGGCAAAAAAAATCAGCAAACTCTTTATTGGCTATTACCTACAAATTTTAGTAAAGATAAAAAGGATATTTTATGA
- a CDS encoding TraR/DksA family transcriptional regulator gives MRDELYAKEQARKNEGAYEISRDDISDETDLASVETDQEVNMKLAEADRNKIALIEKALRKIDANDGTYGLCEGTGDPIGFKRLQIQPWALYSLRHQEDLERGKRAT, from the coding sequence TTGCGAGATGAACTCTACGCAAAAGAACAGGCACGTAAGAATGAAGGAGCTTATGAAATCAGTCGGGATGATATTTCAGATGAAACTGACCTTGCTTCTGTGGAAACCGATCAAGAAGTAAATATGAAACTTGCTGAAGCTGATAGAAATAAAATTGCTCTTATTGAAAAAGCTCTACGCAAGATAGATGCAAATGATGGAACTTATGGCCTTTGTGAAGGAACTGGTGATCCTATTGGTTTCAAACGTTTGCAGATTCAACCATGGGCTCTTTATTCTTTACGTCATCAAGAAGATCTTGAAAGGGGTAAACGGGCAACATAA
- a CDS encoding URC4/urg3 family protein, with product MNDMLKDLSGDIHDIEYIFSPLTIRKKALEIFNLSLANKTFFQVNSDKLDEVSTFVSSVTLDNYPNLNIPFHSRWNHFNVGHFDRLSELKLVLKDLTTYQITKSKIDLVIISVLLDAGAGSRWKYFEKSTGKEYSRSEGLAVASLRLFLSGFFSLDQDKPYQVHAEKLRQLTLEELANGLQVSEKNFLIGLDGRLKLLQNLGETLLKDPEMFGADKPRIGNILDYLQEKFPTGHMTATQILRTIQRGLGSIWPGRISINKINLGDVWSYPLLGDGIESLVPFHKLSQWLSYSLFEPLMEAGFTIGQIDNLTGLAEYRNGGLMLDSGLISLKNKDDLDKLHHPGSPIIVEWRALTIVLLDEIAKKVTENLGKKSTEFPLARVLEGGTWWAGRKIAAQLRKDGSPPIKIDSDGTVF from the coding sequence ATGAATGATATGCTCAAAGATCTAAGTGGTGATATTCATGACATAGAATATATATTTTCTCCACTTACTATAAGAAAAAAAGCTTTAGAAATATTTAATTTATCTTTAGCAAATAAAACTTTTTTCCAAGTAAATTCTGATAAATTGGATGAAGTATCAACTTTTGTTTCTTCAGTTACTTTAGATAACTACCCAAATTTAAATATTCCATTTCATTCGCGCTGGAATCATTTTAATGTTGGCCATTTCGACCGTTTATCTGAGCTAAAATTAGTATTAAAAGATTTAACAACTTATCAAATAACAAAGTCAAAAATAGATTTAGTTATCATCAGCGTTTTACTTGATGCAGGTGCAGGAAGTAGATGGAAATATTTTGAAAAATCTACAGGGAAAGAATACTCTCGTTCTGAAGGATTAGCAGTAGCAAGTCTTCGTTTATTTCTTTCGGGCTTTTTTTCACTAGATCAAGATAAACCTTATCAAGTTCATGCAGAAAAATTAAGACAGCTTACACTAGAAGAATTAGCAAACGGGTTGCAAGTTTCTGAAAAAAATTTTTTAATTGGCTTAGATGGTCGATTAAAATTATTGCAAAATTTAGGAGAAACATTACTCAAAGATCCAGAAATGTTTGGTGCTGATAAACCAAGAATAGGAAATATTTTAGATTATTTGCAAGAAAAATTTCCTACTGGACATATGACCGCAACTCAAATTCTTCGCACTATTCAAAGAGGATTAGGGTCAATTTGGCCAGGACGCATTTCTATTAATAAAATAAATTTAGGAGATGTTTGGAGCTACCCTTTATTAGGTGATGGAATAGAATCGTTAGTTCCTTTTCATAAATTATCGCAATGGCTTTCTTATTCATTGTTTGAGCCTTTGATGGAAGCTGGTTTTACAATAGGACAAATCGATAATTTAACGGGTCTTGCAGAATACAGAAACGGTGGGTTAATGCTTGACTCAGGATTGATTTCTTTAAAAAACAAAGATGATTTAGATAAGTTACATCACCCTGGTTCACCTATCATTGTTGAATGGCGAGCATTAACAATAGTTTTATTAGATGAAATAGCTAAAAAAGTAACAGAAAATTTAGGAAAAAAGTCAACTGAATTTCCATTAGCTAGAGTTCTTGAAGGTGGTACATGGTGGGCAGGGCGAAAAATTGCAGCCCAACTTAGGAAAGATGGTTCTCCGCCAATAAAAATTGATAGTGATGGGACTGTTTTTTAA